The sequence TTTGATCTGACGCAGTATCCCAATTCGATGGCAAAGATTGTCGCGGATCATAAATCTATCTATGACATGCAAATTCGTAATCGTGAAGATCAGCGTTTAAGCATTGTGAATCAGATAGAACAACGCCGTGCTCAACTAGCGCTTACCTTAGGCCAAGAACATGATGTGCGGCATCAAATGGAAATAGCTGAGCAGCAACGGGATGTGGCTAAGAAACTCTTTGAAAAAAAGCTTGGTACAGGAACAAATTATCGTCATGCTGAGGATAATCTATCAAAGCTCCGTAAAGAGTTGAATTCTTTAATCAATCAATCCCAAGAGAATCGTCAGCAAATTACCGAAGAAGAAGGTCGTATTGTTGAACTTGATACAAGTTTGCGTCAGAATGCGCTTAAAGAAATGGGGGAAGTGACAACAGAATTATCTGTTCTTAAGGAACAAAAAATTCGACTAAAGGATCAGTTAAATCATTTAACGCTCAAGGCCCCTATCACCGGTGTGGTCCGCGGATTAGAGACGATAAAGATTGGTGAAAAAATTCAGCCGGGCCAGCAAATTTTACAAATAGTTCCGCTCGAAAATATCGAAGCAGAGGTTAAAATCACCCCTTCTGATATGAAAACCATAAAAATAGGGCAATCAGTTCGTCTGCAAGTTTCTGCTTATGATGCTCAGTTAAATGGCTTTTTAGAAGGTACAGTAGTAAGCATGGCCGAGATACCATCAATGGGGACTGATAATCAACCCTATCACAAAGTTATGGTGAGATTGGCGAAAAACTATGTCGGAACTGAGTCCCAGCAAAACCAATTAATTCCTGGTATGGCTGTCACTGCCGATATTCAGGTGGGTGAAAAAACAATACTTCAGTATATGACTCACCTCATTCTTAATCCATAAAAAAGGTCAAATGGCCCGTCTCAATGGGATCCTATAATTTGGTCTGTTTGGGGGGATCTAGATTTTGACAACGGGCCGAGAATAATCCCTATTAAGCCAATGCCGATGAGAATCATGAGGTGGTGGACTAAACTTAGTGGGTTATGCCATTTTTGCCAACAATAAGTTGCAACTAAAGGGGCTGTGCCAGACATCAGCAGGGAGCCTAGAGAATGACCTAAACTCATGTGACGATACCGAGAAGTCATTGGAAATTGCCGCATCAGCAAGACATACCCTGGGGCATGCATCAAGGAAAG is a genomic window of Candidatus Paracaedibacter acanthamoebae containing:
- a CDS encoding HlyD family type I secretion periplasmic adaptor subunit, which encodes MIDTPQTATLIPASLHEVSRQLPTLKQSIFLEESRAPRLSQLTILSMIGLLAAFIGWAAITPLHQTINSRGDIVASDKIKVIHPPEGGILTELNVHEGDLVKEGQILIAMDSHAIKSDLEALDIRVQLLQIRADRLRAFGLNQNFDLTQYPNSMAKIVADHKSIYDMQIRNREDQRLSIVNQIEQRRAQLALTLGQEHDVRHQMEIAEQQRDVAKKLFEKKLGTGTNYRHAEDNLSKLRKELNSLINQSQENRQQITEEEGRIVELDTSLRQNALKEMGEVTTELSVLKEQKIRLKDQLNHLTLKAPITGVVRGLETIKIGEKIQPGQQILQIVPLENIEAEVKITPSDMKTIKIGQSVRLQVSAYDAQLNGFLEGTVVSMAEIPSMGTDNQPYHKVMVRLAKNYVGTESQQNQLIPGMAVTADIQVGEKTILQYMTHLILNP